The DNA segment accctaaccctaaccctaaccctaaccctaaccctaaccctaaccctaaccctaaccctaaccctaaccctaaccctaaccctaaccctaaccctaaccctaaccctaaccctaaccctaaccctaaccctaaccctaaccctaaccctaaccctaaccctaaccctaaccctaaccctaaataaatttatttcttagctatagttagaagaacttagtaatatatatacttaaagttaactctttagaaaataaaatagaaataaaataaaataaatagtactttagtaaaaagactatatctagtactctctaagaagaacttagaataatagtttaaaaaaatagctatatttcttaAAAAAGAAaacttatacttaactattaagatcttaatatctattctaataactaataaagtaaactataaagcaatctactagatttagctttatattagtaaagagaataaaaaaatagtattagaaaaaaagatagtaaaagctatttagtaaaagctaaaaaagaaatataagaataataaagtattagaaagaaaactagtatagtagtactttactttttaaataataagtttatagagtatattataagtatagttaagcttactattacttagaaagaaaataaaagaggcctagctagtaatagtagaaatagttaaacttaagaatagaatctaagttctacttagtagtctATCTAAATTTTAGTTATTtattagaaatactatagatatctaactatacttattatctaataatattctttctattttaGAAAAGAAAAAAGTAGAAATACTTAAataacttaaactagagaAAGAATTAGAaattttagcttatactataaaagctatataaaaataataataaagaagaaaaagaatagataacttCGAGTTATTTAAAACTaaatagtatactctatattaaaagaaaaaatacttactattaagctattagtatctagaacttataagaaatatagttttagcttttagaaatataagtaaagtaaaagcttttactataatagagaataagactaaggaaaagtaactagctattaagaaataaactattagagaaagtattataatttaagattctatagatactatatctctctatctaatagttagactttaagtaaatagtactttaggctttagaaattcttagtagaaagtatttctttataagcttatagtagatagtaatctAAGCttttctaactacttactttagagagttttactttgctttattctactatatctagatagattagacctctatatttaataatttatagtattttagaactctagtagtaaacttagtagtaatagttaAAGAAACTTTAAAAAACCTATctagctagatagtaataggtcttataaactagcttatttctagaaagctatttctagtagcttTTTCTTTAATTAGAGTTTCTAattaatagtatacttagatatacttactagttaattatagaatatctagtacttataaAAATAAAAgcttatatactaaatatattatattaatatactagctatatagaataatactatactattataagctatagtatatctaagtagCTTAGAAAACTAAATAGAAAGTAAATAGGTActaaagtatctagatataaaagtaaatTAGTAAAATctctagctagtatataatataatctaAACTACTAGTTAtttctctactatctatactttactaacctctattattagtagacttagtatactttatttctaatataaataactataaaatagagtacttaTAAGCTCTAGGTAGTAGACTCGAActacttagtataagtaaagtatactaagtattctttTAAGAGCTATAATTTAAATCTCTAACTAATAATAAAATTAATATTCTAACTAAAAAGATTAAAgtaataatagatatagaagttaagaaagttcttatatataagagaaataagtatatagtactactatagaaataagtAGATCTACTCGAAAAGTAAGTAAGtattttaataatattacttatattacttatattactaatattatactctagaagtAGCTAGAGATTTAGCttactaaagctattatatatagcaaaattatagaagctacttataagaagtataatactattaaggatacTCTTATTAAaaagtttaaagtaaagagagctaagcttactataaataaagtaatTAAAGCTAAGCTTACTAAGAAGCTCgaataacttataactaaatataagaatagctagaatataaataaagtagaataaaagaagtaACTCGAGCTActctagaatagaaatagtatatagaagacttaGAGTTAGAaaaatagaagtagtagttaaaaagaaatataaatagaaatagatatataatataaatactagagaagtactagaagcttataaatagaaatatagatTCTAGGAGATACTATAAAGTTAGAGCTAAGTCTAGTCggaacttatactataaattaaaactctaatataaatagtatagtaagtaaTAATTAGGTCTTAGAGTTAGCtaatactaagtactatatagaaggacgtaatataaattatagtactaattactagaatatatattctctaaaatactactactttagttatttatactacttcttttaattatagtattaactatactcgATTCTTCTAATAAactagtccttctctagtattataactataatatacctagtctactTATCTAgtttaatatctctaaactAAActtttatattctaatattactaagtaataTTAACTCTATTCTCTAAAGAATTCTTAAATTCTATTTTaatatagagattattaTATAAAAAGCTTATAAAGTCGTTAATTATTATTAGCTCTCTTCTATAGtaattaagaatagtagtactaagacctatataaattagtatagataatagaataataagaatagcgagctaaactatataatagtatagaattaTTTCTAATTtttctatattacttaatattacttaaatactatattagatcttagagtttataattagtatagatatatctaagcttacTATCTTATAAATAGGCCGAGAAAAATTCctgcttactatataagaagtagtacttataagctagtatatattaataagctataatagttTCTATAAGAAAAgtttagaactaatattatctattagtcTCGAGGTAttcctatatataaatagtatttctagtataagaaagaactactctagtatagtatactagttgtTATTCTCTAGAATAATAGCGtttataaactactagaaaaagcttatagtaatattagctaaAACAAagttattataagtataatttatactaatactatcgaggctagttactataatagaataaGGCGGCTTAGGTAACCTTTAAattatattaactatataattatataagcttctataataagCTACTTAGTTCTTAAAATAagttattattatattatactagacttctattctagtataaacgctatctatagtatataattagagtctaattatataaagtatactattattctagAAATAATTAGCTATAAGATCTCGTAGGATTCTCttttactatttatagtatagaagtactagttctataaattctatataattatagaatcTAGTAGAAGCGTTTAACGATAagctagaaagtatatatagtatatatactaatatctcGTTACgaaatttatatatactaatagttatattataatcgaaatagaaatataatacttatattataaaagtagaGTCGGTATTCTCTAGTATTCTAATAATCgatatatcgagaagtatagtattagtaaagGATAATTACTAACTAGTATcgtactaactaggtttatCTAGGTCTAACTAGACTTCGAGTATCGGTATATAgaagttactatatatattttactaCCTATCTTTAGAATTATTAGAACTAGATAACGCTACTAGAAATACTAagttagctataatactctaatattcttctatattagcttatatacttagtatcttactactattattatctaaatagtagaatatacttagagttaAAATCGTTAAAAGTATAGAAGAGACTACTTATAGAGCCGATTAACTACTAAGAGaagatagatactatataagtagaatagctagagtctagatagtaattatatagagtctaagaagagataagaaagtagactctaataactaactagctagtaggctttctagtagtcctatagctatagattcttctaatctctataaagtaatagctattattaattgcctaataatagtagtaaatataattagaaaTATAGAGGGACTCTATATAAGATTAGTTAAGAGCTTCCTATTAAAATAAGGAaaaatatataaatatagtagtattaagTAACTACTTTGCTTATTTATTGCCTTCTAGAGGCTAACTATCCTACCGATACGCTAGGTTAGCGAAGTATAGGAAGTAGATAGGTAGAAGACCCGTAAGAAGTAAAAGGCTTGCTTCTACGAGATTGCTCTTATAGCTCCGGCCCGAAATGCCGATTTAATAATCAAGTCTGCACTTAGGTCGCAACATCGTCGCTTCACTAGGCTCGTCCGGAGCGTGTTGGATGGATTCATGTTCGCGTATTGGCAAAGTGGccgcatcttcttctgccagGAGTTCCGTTTCGCGGTCTGAGCTGCTCGATCTGCTGTGCGCGGTTGAGTGTGACTCCGGAGCTGGCTGGGAGACCGTTGTAGCACCAAGGTACACTGATGGATCAGACGTGGTCGCGACAGAGCGCTGGGGAGCTTCATCCCGAGTCGAGGCCGACATGTTCGCTGACAGCGGTAAGCAGTAGGTCACGATACGTGACGGGGCGACGAAATCAATTATATATGGCCCAGTCGAACAGTGGCCCATAGCCTCGATTTGTACAAAGGCTGGAGTCGTTACTGTAACTGCAGTCACGTACAACCGCGCTGCAGGTGCGACTCCTGCACAAGACTTCATTGGATAGATCTTGTTTGTGACAGCATAGCTGAACATTGTGGCTTGTCAAGCCTCATGCATCGCCACCTTTCCTTCTCCTCATATATCCATGTTTGCGGATCATTATTGCCCGGCGAATGAGGCTGTGTTTGGGCGACTGGTGTTCCGGGATGCTAATTTTGTGCGATAGGTAATCTCTGACCTTTACTCAGATAGTCATGAGGTCCGCCGCATCAGCTGCGACTGTGAACAAGGATGAAAATTTGCAGAGCACCGAGAGGAAGGGTGTCATTGCCAAGGAGAGGCGCTGATCAGTTTTGCAGATTGGCCAGAAGGGTTGACGCTCGAAAGCTCCAGAGGTCGTGTAACCACACCTCGCATTGGCACCAGTTTGGCCGTGACTGCGAAGCACATGAAAGGCGACGCCCGCACCATAGATCGTGCCGTAGTGCTCAGGTCTCTGCAAGCTCTCAAATCAGCTTCCGATTGCCAATTATACCACCAAAGGCGTTGAGATCTGGACACTGTGCATAGTTATGTGCGAGAAGTAGTTTTGAAGGTCAAAGTCGTTCGGAAACGCGAAAATGGTAACAACACCCAGCCGTGCATAGCTTTCACAATGCCAGATGCGCCATGTGTCCCTCGCATACGCTCTTCATTAACCAGTGTCTACAAATAGGCGCTCACCACTGAACAGGAGCAGTGTGTCTGGTCACCACCCAGTAGCCCGGCAGGGTCTCTGTTCAAACGCAATCCTTATCGTTTTACGCCGCGATAATCAGGTGTGGATTTGGTCTCGTTGTCTAAGTTTTGCTCCATATGCCCATATCATCCATGGCAACGGCCATCCAATCACTACCGCAATTCCTGCGAGCAATGTATTCCCAAAGCCGTAGCCAAGACGGTGAAACATGCTCGGTGTGACTATCGAGAGCCCAAATCCTACCAGACATCGCAGGATGTAGACACCCGCCATGGCGTCTGTAGCTCGCTGCTCGTATACATCAGCAATGTACAAGCTCGTGAATTGCAATACAATGACCTCTCCCGCTGCGTACAGAGCCACACCAAGATCAGGTACGACTGGGAATAATCGCGACTGAGCAGACCATCCAAACAATAATAATCCGGCCGGTAATAAGAGTGCACCAAACACGAGAGCAGGCGTCCTGTACTCTGGTCGAGCAAGATCTACACGATCCGATTGCATCGTCAACTTGCGATACAACCATACATTGAACGGCCGAACTCCGAGCGAACCACCGATCTCGCCCACAGCAATCGCTATGAAATTCAGGCTGGCCAGGTCAGACCGCTGACCATATCCATGTCCCCAAACATCCTCAAAAGAGACAAAAGACATGTACACAATTGCATACGTCACAGCCGCGTACAGTGCCAGCAATTGCGTTGTTGCGTGCAAAGTAAAGATTCGCATCGGTCTTTGAAAAGCTTCGTTCACGGCTGCGAGAAGGATTTTCTTCTCTGCACCGCTGGTATCGCTACTCATCAGCGGAACATGTGTCTCTCGGAGAAATATGACTCCGACAACCTGCACGATGGTACTTGCAATCGAAATGCAGAAAAATGACCACCGCCATGTCAAGTGCTTGGTGATGAAGGCTCCAACGATGGGTGCTACAGCTGGACCTAGCTGGACCGGCAATGTGTATACGGgaatcatcctcgtccgtTCGTCTGCTGTCCAGCAATCGGTCAAGATGCCGATACCAAGCTGAGTTTGCAGTCAGTACCTCTGGTCTTGGTTCCGGCTCCACCAACATACCGTAACAGGCCCACTGCCTCCAAAACCACTGAGGAATCTGAACACGCTCAAGCTCCAGTTGGTATTTGCAACCCCAGCAGCCGTGTTG comes from the Cercospora beticola chromosome 4, complete sequence genome and includes:
- a CDS encoding uncharacterized protein (antiSMASH:Cluster_1~SMCOG1005:Drug resistance transporter, EmrB/QacA): MNNSDDFGINSQDDLPWRHCRVHSLGARGSGIVQFCNYHFRFPQTNQKDKAEIDEMTEKQPSRAKPSSSVDEAESPAHNDPNEESRPARDWSHGKKLRTTFLVGCLRFVSSLAASSPSFALPIIASEFGTVGNRQLTALPLSAFLLGYIFGPLLIAPLSSTFGRVRVLQCSCLVFVIFNTAAGVANTNWSLSVFRFLSGFGGSGPVTLGIGILTDCWTADERTRMIPVYTLPVQLGPAVAPIVGAFITKHLTWRWSFFCISIASTIVQVVGVIFLRETHVPLMSSDTSGAEKKILLAAVNEAFQRPMRIFTLHATTQLLALYAAVTYAIVYMSFVSFEDVWGHGYGQRSDLASLNFIAIAVGEIGGSLGVRPFNVWLYRKLTMQSDRVDLARPEYRTPALVFGALLLPAGLLLFGWSAQSRLFPVVPDLGVALYAAGEVIVLQFTSLYIADVYEQRATDAMAGVYILRCLVGFGLSIVTPSMFHRLGYGFGNTLLAGIAVVIGWPLPWMIWAYGAKLRQRDQIHT